In the Theobroma cacao cultivar B97-61/B2 chromosome 1, Criollo_cocoa_genome_V2, whole genome shotgun sequence genome, one interval contains:
- the LOC18611294 gene encoding uncharacterized protein LOC18611294 isoform X1, whose protein sequence is MSEPNGAVASLIFLLVFSSMFSPKLVVFGSALHEHSFKRPDPLRHLKDYRGVYNVTDTHYWASAAFTGVHGYAMAGVWTLCGICFGIFLIFKNISSSESSSSSSSFTDHLDRYYLLLFMMFLLLTLLAIVAASFVIAANQRSLQRIKKLKNTIVSAGDDVSKSIRRLITAMTRIQYLLLPYDRKTSQELNVTTHRLGKESRTIQNFVRSHERPIDVAIQTSYVAHLVIAMVNLLLLIAALVLLLSHWHPGLIFIICFCWILTALCWVLTGFDFSLHTFAQDSCSAFEDYVQDPQNNILSSILPCMNSTNSDEILTGIGSTVHDFIGELNLQITEVYSRIKLNEQNDGLFGFGMICDPFSGAPNYSYVPEVCPEDAIPIGSIPDILSRFTCYNENSTQVCSRNGKILPEDTYNEASAYSHSVQYMLNVFPDLQNLAECSMVKDAFSDVFLHQCRPFRTSLRWLWASMLSLSISMMLLELTWIVKAFQEKGRCFSRCSIFPRQSNPL, encoded by the exons ATGTCTGAACCAAATGGAGCTGTTGCTTCACTTATTTTCCTACTCGTTTTCTCCTCCATGTTTTCACCAAAGTTGGTAGTTTTTGGCTCGGCTCTTCACGAACATTCCTTCAAGAGGCCCGATCCTCTTCGACACTTGAAGGACTACCGTGGGGTCTATAACGTTACAGACACGCATTACTGGGCC TCTGCAGCATTTACAGGAGTTCATGGATATGCAATGGCGGGAGTTTGGACATTGTGTGGTATATGTTTTGggattttcttaattttcaagAACATAAGCAGCAGCgagtcttcttcttcttcttcttctttcactGACCATTTGGATCGTTACTATTTGTTGTTGTTTATGATGTTCCTCCTGTTAACATTGCTCGCCAT AGTTGCTGCCAGCTTCGTCATTGCAGCCAACCAGAGATCCCTgcaaagaataaagaaactgAAGAATACTATTGTAAGTGCTGGAGATGATGTTAGCAAATCCATCCGAAGATTAATTACTGCAATGACAAGAATACAATACCTTCTGCTTCCGTATGATCGAAAGACATCTCAGGAATTGAATGTGACGACACATAGACTCGGAAAGGAATCACGAACCATTCAGAATTTTGTTAGAAGTCATGAACGTCCAATCGATGTGGCTATTCAAACTTC GTACGTAGCACATCTTGTGATTGCCATGGTCAACTTGCTATTGTTGATTGCTGCACTTG TTCTGCTTCTGTCGCATTGGCACCCTGGACTTATCTT CATAATATGTTTCTGCTGGATCTTAACAGCTCTGTGCTGGGTTTTGACTGGCTTTGATTTTTCCCTTCACAC GTTTGCTCAAGATTCTTGTTCAGCTTTTGAAGATTACGTACAAGACCCCCAAAACAACATCTTAAGCTCAATATTACCCTGCATGAATTCAACAAATTCAGACGAAATCTTGACTGGAATTGGCTCGACTGTCCATGATTTCATAGGGGAG ttgaacTTACAAATAACTGAGGTATATTCAAGAATCAAATTGAACGAACAAAATGATGGTTTATTTGGCTTTGGGATGATATGTGACCCCTTTTCCGGAGCACCTAACTACAGCTATGTACCTGAAGTCTGCCCCGAAGATGCCATCCCCATCGGCAGCATACCAGAT ATCCTTTCAAGGTTCACCTGCTACAATGAGAATTCCACTCAAGTATGCTcaagaaatggaaaaatccTTCCCGAGGATACTTACAACGAGGCATCGGCATACAGCCATTCTGTTCAGTACATGCTTAATGTGTTTCCTGATCTGCAGAACTTGGCCGAATGCAGCATGGTAAAGGACGCATTCTCTGACGTTTTCCTGCATCAATGCAGACCGTTTAGGACATCGCTACGATGGCTATGGGCATCGATGCTATCTCTTTCAATTTCCATGATGCTTTTAGAGTTAACTTGGATTGTGAAAGCTTTTCAAGAGAAGGGAAGGTGCTTCTCCAGATGTTCAATCTTCCCGAGACAATCAAACCCTCTTTAG
- the LOC18611293 gene encoding uncharacterized protein LOC18611293 isoform X1 encodes MRVRNKYRKPTAFPCNAGSRCSMSAVVWSLVGFVLMLHLYSLVSHRNPVGGDIQLHMSRHPLVRELEQVEEENIQIPPPRGKRSPRAAKRRPKRTTTLIDEFLDENSQLRHVFFPDMKTAIDPTKDARNDSYYYHPGRIWLDTEGNPIQAHGGGILYDERSSTYYWYGEYKDGPTYHAHKKGAARVDVIGVGCYSSKDLWTWKNEGIVLAAEETDETHDLHKSNVLERPKVIYNDNMGKYVMWMHIDDANYTKAAVGIASSDYPTGPFEYLRSQRPHGYESRDMTIFKDDDGVAYLIYSSEDNSELHIGPLTEDYLDVKPDMRRILVGQHREAPALFKYQGTYYMITSGCTGWAPNEALAHAAESIMGPWETMGNPCVGGNKMFRLATFFAQSTFVIPLPGIPGSYIFMADRWNPADLKDSRYVWLPLIVGGPADRPLEFNFGFPLWPRVSIYWHRKWRLPLRWRLSN; translated from the exons ATGAGGGTGAGGAACAAATACAGGAAACCAACCGCTTTCCCTTGCAATGCAGGGAGCAGATGCTCAATGTCTGCTGTAGTGTGGAGCTTGGTGGGGTTTGTTCTTATGCTTCATCTGTACTCTCTTGTTAGCCACAGAAATCCAGTGGGTGGAGATATCCAATTGCATATGAGTCGTCACCCATTAGTCCGTGAACTTGAACAGGTGGAGGAAGAAAATATTCAGATTCCCCCTCCTAGGGGCAAGCGATCCCCACGTGCTGCTAAACGGAGACCCAAGCGAACGACCACTCTAATTGATGAATTTCTTGATGAGAATTCCCAGCTTCGGCATGTATTCTTTCCAGATATGAAAACTGCTATAGATCCAACAAAGGATGCAAGAAATGATAGCTACTATTACCATCCAGGGAGAATTTGGTTGGATACCGAGGGAAATCCTATTCAAGCTCATGGAGGGGGTATACTCTATGATGAAAGATCCAGTACATACTATTGGTATGGAGAGTACAAAGATGGACCTACCTACCATGCTCATAAAAAGGGAGCAGCACGG GTTGATGTCATAGGAGTTGGTTGCTATTCTTCCAAGGATTTGTGGACATGGAAAAATGAGGGCATTGTGTTAGCTGCAGAAGAGACAGATGAAACCCATGATCTCCACAAATCCAATGTGTTGGAGCGGCCAAAAGTGATTTACAATGACAATATGGGAAAGTATGTAATGTGGATGCATATTGACGATGCCAACTACACTAAAGCTGCTGTTGGCATTGCTAGTAGTGATTACCCAACAGGTCCTTTTGAATATCTCCGTAGCCAAAGGCCCCATGGATATGAGAGCAGGGACATGACCATCTTCAAAGATGATGATGGTGTAGCATATCTAATTTATTCCTCTGAGGATAATAGTGAACTTCACATAGGACCACTAACTGAAGATTATCTAGATGTGAAGCCTGATATGCGACGGATTCTGGTTGGGCAGCACCGGGAAGCCCCAGCACTGTTCAAATACCAGGGGACATATTACATGATCACATCGGGTTGTACTGGATGGGCACCAAATGAAGCACTGGCTCATGCAGCTGAGTCAATCATGGGCCCATGGGAGACAATGGGAAATCCATGCGTTGGAGGGAACAAAATGTTTCGACTTGCAACATTTTTTGCACAGAGTACATTTGTGATTCCTTTGCCAGGGATTCCAGGTTCTTATATTTTCATGGCAGATCGATGGAATCCAGCTGACCTAAAGGACTCAAGATATGTATGGTTACCTTTAATAGTGGGGGGCCCTGCTGATCGGCCTCTTGAGTTCAATTTTGGATTCCCATTATGGCCAAGGGTGTCAATATACTGGCATCGGAAGTGGAGACTTCCCTTGAGATGGAGACTGTCAAACTGA
- the LOC18611294 gene encoding uncharacterized protein LOC18611294 isoform X3: MAGVWTLCGICFGIFLIFKNISSSESSSSSSSFTDHLDRYYLLLFMMFLLLTLLAIVAASFVIAANQRSLQRIKKLKNTIVSAGDDVSKSIRRLITAMTRIQYLLLPYDRKTSQELNVTTHRLGKESRTIQNFVRSHERPIDVAIQTSYVAHLVIAMVNLLLLIAALVLLLSHWHPGLIFIICFCWILTALCWVLTGFDFSLHTFAQDSCSAFEDYVQDPQNNILSSILPCMNSTNSDEILTGIGSTVHDFIGELNLQITEVYSRIKLNEQNDGLFGFGMICDPFSGAPNYSYVPEVCPEDAIPIGSIPDILSRFTCYNENSTQVCSRNGKILPEDTYNEASAYSHSVQYMLNVFPDLQNLAECSMVKDAFSDVFLHQCRPFRTSLRWLWASMLSLSISMMLLELTWIVKAFQEKGRCFSRCSIFPRQSNPL; this comes from the exons ATGGCGGGAGTTTGGACATTGTGTGGTATATGTTTTGggattttcttaattttcaagAACATAAGCAGCAGCgagtcttcttcttcttcttcttctttcactGACCATTTGGATCGTTACTATTTGTTGTTGTTTATGATGTTCCTCCTGTTAACATTGCTCGCCAT AGTTGCTGCCAGCTTCGTCATTGCAGCCAACCAGAGATCCCTgcaaagaataaagaaactgAAGAATACTATTGTAAGTGCTGGAGATGATGTTAGCAAATCCATCCGAAGATTAATTACTGCAATGACAAGAATACAATACCTTCTGCTTCCGTATGATCGAAAGACATCTCAGGAATTGAATGTGACGACACATAGACTCGGAAAGGAATCACGAACCATTCAGAATTTTGTTAGAAGTCATGAACGTCCAATCGATGTGGCTATTCAAACTTC GTACGTAGCACATCTTGTGATTGCCATGGTCAACTTGCTATTGTTGATTGCTGCACTTG TTCTGCTTCTGTCGCATTGGCACCCTGGACTTATCTT CATAATATGTTTCTGCTGGATCTTAACAGCTCTGTGCTGGGTTTTGACTGGCTTTGATTTTTCCCTTCACAC GTTTGCTCAAGATTCTTGTTCAGCTTTTGAAGATTACGTACAAGACCCCCAAAACAACATCTTAAGCTCAATATTACCCTGCATGAATTCAACAAATTCAGACGAAATCTTGACTGGAATTGGCTCGACTGTCCATGATTTCATAGGGGAG ttgaacTTACAAATAACTGAGGTATATTCAAGAATCAAATTGAACGAACAAAATGATGGTTTATTTGGCTTTGGGATGATATGTGACCCCTTTTCCGGAGCACCTAACTACAGCTATGTACCTGAAGTCTGCCCCGAAGATGCCATCCCCATCGGCAGCATACCAGAT ATCCTTTCAAGGTTCACCTGCTACAATGAGAATTCCACTCAAGTATGCTcaagaaatggaaaaatccTTCCCGAGGATACTTACAACGAGGCATCGGCATACAGCCATTCTGTTCAGTACATGCTTAATGTGTTTCCTGATCTGCAGAACTTGGCCGAATGCAGCATGGTAAAGGACGCATTCTCTGACGTTTTCCTGCATCAATGCAGACCGTTTAGGACATCGCTACGATGGCTATGGGCATCGATGCTATCTCTTTCAATTTCCATGATGCTTTTAGAGTTAACTTGGATTGTGAAAGCTTTTCAAGAGAAGGGAAGGTGCTTCTCCAGATGTTCAATCTTCCCGAGACAATCAAACCCTCTTTAG
- the LOC18611294 gene encoding uncharacterized protein LOC18611294 isoform X2 codes for MSEPNGAVASLIFLLVFSSMFSPKLVVFGSALHEHSFKRPDPLRHLKDYRGVYNVTDTHYWASAAFTGVHGYAMAGVWTLCGICFGIFLIFKNISSSESSSSSSSFTDHLDRYYLLLFMMFLLLTLLAIVAASFVIAANQRSLQRIKKLKNTIELNVTTHRLGKESRTIQNFVRSHERPIDVAIQTSYVAHLVIAMVNLLLLIAALVLLLSHWHPGLIFIICFCWILTALCWVLTGFDFSLHTFAQDSCSAFEDYVQDPQNNILSSILPCMNSTNSDEILTGIGSTVHDFIGELNLQITEVYSRIKLNEQNDGLFGFGMICDPFSGAPNYSYVPEVCPEDAIPIGSIPDILSRFTCYNENSTQVCSRNGKILPEDTYNEASAYSHSVQYMLNVFPDLQNLAECSMVKDAFSDVFLHQCRPFRTSLRWLWASMLSLSISMMLLELTWIVKAFQEKGRCFSRCSIFPRQSNPL; via the exons ATGTCTGAACCAAATGGAGCTGTTGCTTCACTTATTTTCCTACTCGTTTTCTCCTCCATGTTTTCACCAAAGTTGGTAGTTTTTGGCTCGGCTCTTCACGAACATTCCTTCAAGAGGCCCGATCCTCTTCGACACTTGAAGGACTACCGTGGGGTCTATAACGTTACAGACACGCATTACTGGGCC TCTGCAGCATTTACAGGAGTTCATGGATATGCAATGGCGGGAGTTTGGACATTGTGTGGTATATGTTTTGggattttcttaattttcaagAACATAAGCAGCAGCgagtcttcttcttcttcttcttctttcactGACCATTTGGATCGTTACTATTTGTTGTTGTTTATGATGTTCCTCCTGTTAACATTGCTCGCCAT AGTTGCTGCCAGCTTCGTCATTGCAGCCAACCAGAGATCCCTgcaaagaataaagaaactgAAGAATACTATT GAATTGAATGTGACGACACATAGACTCGGAAAGGAATCACGAACCATTCAGAATTTTGTTAGAAGTCATGAACGTCCAATCGATGTGGCTATTCAAACTTC GTACGTAGCACATCTTGTGATTGCCATGGTCAACTTGCTATTGTTGATTGCTGCACTTG TTCTGCTTCTGTCGCATTGGCACCCTGGACTTATCTT CATAATATGTTTCTGCTGGATCTTAACAGCTCTGTGCTGGGTTTTGACTGGCTTTGATTTTTCCCTTCACAC GTTTGCTCAAGATTCTTGTTCAGCTTTTGAAGATTACGTACAAGACCCCCAAAACAACATCTTAAGCTCAATATTACCCTGCATGAATTCAACAAATTCAGACGAAATCTTGACTGGAATTGGCTCGACTGTCCATGATTTCATAGGGGAG ttgaacTTACAAATAACTGAGGTATATTCAAGAATCAAATTGAACGAACAAAATGATGGTTTATTTGGCTTTGGGATGATATGTGACCCCTTTTCCGGAGCACCTAACTACAGCTATGTACCTGAAGTCTGCCCCGAAGATGCCATCCCCATCGGCAGCATACCAGAT ATCCTTTCAAGGTTCACCTGCTACAATGAGAATTCCACTCAAGTATGCTcaagaaatggaaaaatccTTCCCGAGGATACTTACAACGAGGCATCGGCATACAGCCATTCTGTTCAGTACATGCTTAATGTGTTTCCTGATCTGCAGAACTTGGCCGAATGCAGCATGGTAAAGGACGCATTCTCTGACGTTTTCCTGCATCAATGCAGACCGTTTAGGACATCGCTACGATGGCTATGGGCATCGATGCTATCTCTTTCAATTTCCATGATGCTTTTAGAGTTAACTTGGATTGTGAAAGCTTTTCAAGAGAAGGGAAGGTGCTTCTCCAGATGTTCAATCTTCCCGAGACAATCAAACCCTCTTTAG
- the LOC18611293 gene encoding uncharacterized protein LOC18611293 isoform X2, producing MPIPGTGNFHRVLSGSRCSMSAVVWSLVGFVLMLHLYSLVSHRNPVGGDIQLHMSRHPLVRELEQVEEENIQIPPPRGKRSPRAAKRRPKRTTTLIDEFLDENSQLRHVFFPDMKTAIDPTKDARNDSYYYHPGRIWLDTEGNPIQAHGGGILYDERSSTYYWYGEYKDGPTYHAHKKGAARVDVIGVGCYSSKDLWTWKNEGIVLAAEETDETHDLHKSNVLERPKVIYNDNMGKYVMWMHIDDANYTKAAVGIASSDYPTGPFEYLRSQRPHGYESRDMTIFKDDDGVAYLIYSSEDNSELHIGPLTEDYLDVKPDMRRILVGQHREAPALFKYQGTYYMITSGCTGWAPNEALAHAAESIMGPWETMGNPCVGGNKMFRLATFFAQSTFVIPLPGIPGSYIFMADRWNPADLKDSRYVWLPLIVGGPADRPLEFNFGFPLWPRVSIYWHRKWRLPLRWRLSN from the exons ATGCCCATACCTGGGACTGGGAATTTTCATAGAGTTCTGTCag GGAGCAGATGCTCAATGTCTGCTGTAGTGTGGAGCTTGGTGGGGTTTGTTCTTATGCTTCATCTGTACTCTCTTGTTAGCCACAGAAATCCAGTGGGTGGAGATATCCAATTGCATATGAGTCGTCACCCATTAGTCCGTGAACTTGAACAGGTGGAGGAAGAAAATATTCAGATTCCCCCTCCTAGGGGCAAGCGATCCCCACGTGCTGCTAAACGGAGACCCAAGCGAACGACCACTCTAATTGATGAATTTCTTGATGAGAATTCCCAGCTTCGGCATGTATTCTTTCCAGATATGAAAACTGCTATAGATCCAACAAAGGATGCAAGAAATGATAGCTACTATTACCATCCAGGGAGAATTTGGTTGGATACCGAGGGAAATCCTATTCAAGCTCATGGAGGGGGTATACTCTATGATGAAAGATCCAGTACATACTATTGGTATGGAGAGTACAAAGATGGACCTACCTACCATGCTCATAAAAAGGGAGCAGCACGG GTTGATGTCATAGGAGTTGGTTGCTATTCTTCCAAGGATTTGTGGACATGGAAAAATGAGGGCATTGTGTTAGCTGCAGAAGAGACAGATGAAACCCATGATCTCCACAAATCCAATGTGTTGGAGCGGCCAAAAGTGATTTACAATGACAATATGGGAAAGTATGTAATGTGGATGCATATTGACGATGCCAACTACACTAAAGCTGCTGTTGGCATTGCTAGTAGTGATTACCCAACAGGTCCTTTTGAATATCTCCGTAGCCAAAGGCCCCATGGATATGAGAGCAGGGACATGACCATCTTCAAAGATGATGATGGTGTAGCATATCTAATTTATTCCTCTGAGGATAATAGTGAACTTCACATAGGACCACTAACTGAAGATTATCTAGATGTGAAGCCTGATATGCGACGGATTCTGGTTGGGCAGCACCGGGAAGCCCCAGCACTGTTCAAATACCAGGGGACATATTACATGATCACATCGGGTTGTACTGGATGGGCACCAAATGAAGCACTGGCTCATGCAGCTGAGTCAATCATGGGCCCATGGGAGACAATGGGAAATCCATGCGTTGGAGGGAACAAAATGTTTCGACTTGCAACATTTTTTGCACAGAGTACATTTGTGATTCCTTTGCCAGGGATTCCAGGTTCTTATATTTTCATGGCAGATCGATGGAATCCAGCTGACCTAAAGGACTCAAGATATGTATGGTTACCTTTAATAGTGGGGGGCCCTGCTGATCGGCCTCTTGAGTTCAATTTTGGATTCCCATTATGGCCAAGGGTGTCAATATACTGGCATCGGAAGTGGAGACTTCCCTTGAGATGGAGACTGTCAAACTGA